In Pseudomonas coleopterorum, the genomic window AAACGCGGGTGATCGAAGGTGGCGTGGAGTATGGGGTGTTGGCGATGGACAGTTATTTGTTTACGTAGAAAGTCCCTCATGGCCAGGCTGCCGAAAGCCTGGGTGTACTGGTGAATTCAATAATGTCTGTACGGTATCAACGGCCGCACCGTCAGTTACTTTCACCCGTACCACATCCCAGAGACCATACGGACATGCTCATCGACCTGCTGCCTGCCTTCGCCCTCTTCGCTCTGGTGTCCTCCATCACCCCAGGCCCGAACAACACCATGCTGCTGGCCTCGGGGGTGAATTTCGGTTTCCTGCGCACCATTCCCCATGCACTGGGCATCAGCCTGGGGTTCATGCTGCTGGTGCTGGCGGTCGGACTGGGCCTGGGTGAAATCTTCACCGCCGTGCCCTGGACCTACACCGCCCTGCGCTGGATAGGCGCGGCCTACCTGCTTTATCTCGCATGGTGCATCGCCACCTCAGGCAGCGTGAGCGAAGCAGGAGACCAAGACAGCACGCCAATGACCTTCCTCGGCGCCGCCGCCTTCCAATGGGTCAATCCCAAGGCCTGGGTAATGGCGGTCGGCGCCATCACCACCTATGTGCCGGCGCAGGGCTACGTCTATAACGTGATGGTCATCGCTGCGGTGTTCGCACTGGTCAACCTGCCCAGCGTGTGCGTCTGGGCCGGCTTCGGCAGCGTCCTGCGCAACGTGCTGCGAGTACCGCGCTGGTTGCGGCTGTTCAACTGGAGCATGGCGGCGTTGCTGGTGTTGTCGTTGTATCCGTTGCTGCAAAGCCCGGCGCCGGTGTGAGGTGCATATTCGACTTACAGAGACAGCGGATTGGGTGCTGTTGAAACACACACGGCTTGCGACCCTTTTGGACACGCCGGCGGCGTTCGGCGTGAGCTATCAGACTGCGGCTCAGTACACTGACGAGCAGTGGAAAGAGCGAGCGTCGTCCGCTGGAACAGCATTTTGGCTGGCGTTCGACGGTGACCGACCGATCGGGATAGTGGGTGCGGCCGTTGGTGGTGCAGGTCGATATTGCTTGATCGGCATGTGGGGGACAGTTGTAGTGTTGTGCATGCCGTGATGCGCTCGTTGCTCGGAGCGCTTTGGGCCAAAAGCGAACATTGGCAAACCTGCGCTTCTGAATCGAGCTCAAACCTCACCCCCGGTCGTGGCATGCAGCCGTCACGGCTGTGCGTAACCCCAGCAGATAGCTCTCGACGCCAAAGCCACTGATTTGCCCACGCACCACGTCGGCGAATACCGAGTGGTGGCGGAAGGCTTCGCGAGCGTGAATATTGGACATGTGGATTTCCACCACGGGCACGGTGAGGATCGCCAATGCATCACGGATGCCGTAGCTGTAGTGGGTCCATGCGCCAGCGTTGATCAGCACGGCGTTGGTGCCCTCCAAGTAGGCTTGGTGGATGCGCTCGCACATGGCGCCTTCGTAATTGGTCTGGAAGCTCTCGATTTCCACGTCCAGGGACGTGGCCAGATCGCTCAGGCGCGCGTCAATTTGGTCCAGCGTGATGGTGCCGTACTGCACCGGATCGCGCTTGCCGAACATGTTGTGGTTGATGCCGTGCAGCATGAGTACTTTCATAGTCTGCGCCCTCACGTCAGTGGCACGGTGAGTCGCTGGATCACCGCCCCGGTTTGCGGGCGCACGCCGCGCCACCACTCGAAGGCCTCGGCCGCCTGCTCGACCAGCATGCCGACGCCGTCCGCCAGAGTCTCAACGCCGGCCTTCTTTGCCACCTGCAGAAACGGTGTCAGGCCCTTGCCATAGGCCAGTTCATAGGCCAGCGTTGCGTTGGTGAATACTGATGCCGGCACGGGCGGCAGCGCGCCAGTCAGGCTGGCCGAGGTGGCGTTGATGACAAGATCGAACCATTGATCGGCCAGGTCTTCGTACGTACTCAAGAGCAGGCGCGGATCATTTACTTCGTTCTCCAGCACCCGCGCCTTGACCATGTCGCGGTTAACCAATACCAAGCGATCCGGACCTGCCGCCAGGAACGGCAGCAGTGCACCACGCACTGCTCCGCCGGCGCCGAGCAGCAGCACCCGGCGCCCGGCCAGAGGTTGGCCGAGGTTGTGCTCGATATCGCGCAACAGGCCGACGCCATCGAAATTATCGGCCAGCACGGCATCGTCCTCGAATTTGAAGGCATTGGCGGCCCGCGCCAGCCGGGCTCGCTGGCTGGGCTGGGTGGCCAGCTCGAAGGCCTGCAACTTGAACGGCGCGGTGATGTTCATGCCACGCCCGCCCTGGGCCTTGAAACGCGCCACGTCACCGGCGAAGTCGGTGGTCGAGCCTTCGATGGCGGTGTACTCGATCTGCTGCCCGCAGCTCTCCGCGAACAGCCGGTGAATCACCGGTGACTTGGTGTGACCGATGGGGTTACCGATCACGGCGTATTGGTCTGTCATATTTTTTCTCCTTGGCTGTACAGCACTCCGTCGACCTGTAGCTGAGTGATTTCCTCAAGGCTGAAGCCCAGCTGCGCGGCAACTTCGGCGTTATGCTCGCCCAGGTCCGGCGCGACGCGAGTGACCGTGGTATCGCAGTCGGAAAAACGGAACGGCAGGTTCGGCAATCTAAGGGCGCCGTAGCGCGGATGCTGCTGCTCGATGATCATGCCGCGCGCCTGGATCTGCGGGTCGTTGACCACTTCGTCAATGCGCTGCACCTTGGCGCTCGGCACGTCTACCTCGTCGAGCAGCGACAGCAAGCGAGCGACCGGATTGGCACCGACCCAGCGACGCACGATGGCAAGAATCTCTTCACGATGCTCGTTGCGGCCGCCAGGAGTATGGAAGCGCGTGTCGCTGCTGAACCCGGCCACGCCGGC contains:
- a CDS encoding LysE family translocator, translated to MLIDLLPAFALFALVSSITPGPNNTMLLASGVNFGFLRTIPHALGISLGFMLLVLAVGLGLGEIFTAVPWTYTALRWIGAAYLLYLAWCIATSGSVSEAGDQDSTPMTFLGAAAFQWVNPKAWVMAVGAITTYVPAQGYVYNVMVIAAVFALVNLPSVCVWAGFGSVLRNVLRVPRWLRLFNWSMAALLVLSLYPLLQSPAPV
- the aroQ gene encoding type II 3-dehydroquinate dehydratase, with translation MKVLMLHGINHNMFGKRDPVQYGTITLDQIDARLSDLATSLDVEIESFQTNYEGAMCERIHQAYLEGTNAVLINAGAWTHYSYGIRDALAILTVPVVEIHMSNIHAREAFRHHSVFADVVRGQISGFGVESYLLGLRTAVTAACHDRG
- the aroE gene encoding shikimate dehydrogenase, translating into MTDQYAVIGNPIGHTKSPVIHRLFAESCGQQIEYTAIEGSTTDFAGDVARFKAQGGRGMNITAPFKLQAFELATQPSQRARLARAANAFKFEDDAVLADNFDGVGLLRDIEHNLGQPLAGRRVLLLGAGGAVRGALLPFLAAGPDRLVLVNRDMVKARVLENEVNDPRLLLSTYEDLADQWFDLVINATSASLTGALPPVPASVFTNATLAYELAYGKGLTPFLQVAKKAGVETLADGVGMLVEQAAEAFEWWRGVRPQTGAVIQRLTVPLT